From a region of the Sander lucioperca isolate FBNREF2018 chromosome 8, SLUC_FBN_1.2, whole genome shotgun sequence genome:
- the LOC116050047 gene encoding tubulin alpha chain-like has protein sequence MRECISVHVGQAGVQMGNTCWELYCLEHGIQPDGQMPDCKPVGGHDDSFTTFFSDTGSGKYVPRAIFVDLEPTVIDEVRTGTYRQLFHPEQLISGKEDAANNYARGHYTIGKEIIDSVLDRIRKLADQCTGLQGFLVFHSFGGGTGSGFTSLLMERLSVDFGKKSKLEFAVYPAPQISTAVVEPYNSILTTHTTLEHSDCAFMVDNEAIYDICRRNLDIERPSYTNLNRLISQIVSSITASLRFDGALNVDLTEFQTNLVPYPRIHFPLATYAPVISAEKAYHEQLSVAEITNACFEPSNQMVKCDPRHGKYMACCLLYRGDVVPKDVNVAIAAIKTKRSIQFVDWCPTGFKVGINYQPPTAVPGGDLAKVQRAVCMLSNTTAIAEAWARLDHKFDLMYAKRAFVHWYVGEGMEEGEFSEAREDMAALEKDYEEVGIDSFDEEEEGEEY, from the exons CGTGAATGCATCTCTGTTCACGTAGGCCAGGCTGGGGTCCAGATGGGGAACACCTGCTGGGAGCTTTACTGTCTGGAACACGGCATCCAGCCAGACGGCCAGATGCCCGACTGCAAGCCGGTGGGAGGCCACGACGACTCTTTCACCACCTTCTTCAGTGATACTGGGTCTGGGAAGTACGTCCCTAGAGCGATCTTTGTTGACCTGGAACCCACTGTCATTG ATGAGGTGCGCACAGGAACGTACCGTCAACTATTTCACCCGGAACAGCTGATCTCAGGAAAAGAAGATGCAGCCAACAACTACGCCCGTGGACACTACACTATTGGCAAAGAGATAATTGACTCCGTACTAGACAGAATCCGCAAACTG GCTGATCAGTGCACGGGTCTCCAAGGCTTCCTGGTCTTCCACTCCTTTGGTGGAGGCACTGGCTCAGGTTTCACCTCCCTGCTGATGGAGAGACTCTCTGTTGACTTTGGCAAAAAGTCTAAGCTTGAGTTTGCTGTCTACCCAGCCCCCCAGATTTCCACAGCTGTAGTAGAGCCTTACAACTCCATCCTGACCACCCACACCACCCTGGAGCACTCTGACTGCGCCTTCATGGTGGACAACGAGGCCATCTACGACATCTGCCGCAGGAACCTCGATATTGAACGCCCGTCATACACCAACCTGAACAGGCTCATCAGCCAGATAGTCTCGTCCATCACAGCGTCACTTCGCTTTGATGGAGCCCTGAATGTTGACCTGACAGAGTTTCAGACCAACTTGGTGCCCTACCCTCGTATCCACTTCCCTCTGGCCACCTATGCTCCAGTCATCTCTGCAGAGAAAGCCTACCATGAGCAGTTGTCAGTTGCTGAGATCACAAACGCCTGCTTTGAGCCATCCAATCAGATGGTGAAGTGTGATCCTCGTCATGGTAAATACATGGCCTGCTGTCTGCTGTATCGTGGTGATGTGGTGCCCAAAGATGTCAATGTGGCCATTGCAGCCATCAAGACCAAACGCAGCATCCAGTTTGTAGACTGGTGCCCCACAGGCTTCAAGGTGGGCATCAACTATCAGCCTCCAACTGCAGTTCCTGGAGGAGACCTGGCCAAGGTGCAGAGAGCTGTGTGCATGCTGAGCAACACCACAGCCATCGCTGAGGCCTGGGCACGTCTCGACCACAAGTTTGACCTCATGTACGCCAAGAGAGCCTTTGTCCACTGGTATGTTGGGGAGGGCATGGAGGAGGGAGAGTTCTCAGAGGCCAGAGAAGATATGGCTGCCCTGGAGAAGGATTATGAAGAGGTTGGGATAGACTCCTTTGacgaagaagaggaaggagaggaataTTAG